One genomic window of Camelina sativa cultivar DH55 chromosome 5, Cs, whole genome shotgun sequence includes the following:
- the LOC104788709 gene encoding protein ECERIFERUM 1-like, with translation HLTTPESIYHLRIGLASFASYPFSYRRFMRILWPFTSLSMIFTLFYARLFVAESNSFKKLNLQSWMIPRYNLQYLLKWRKDAINTMIEKVILEADKKGVKVLSLGLMNQGEELNRNGEVYIHKHPEVKVRVVDGSRLAAAVVINSVSKATQNVVMTGHLTKVAYTIASALCQRGVKVSTLRLDEYEKLRSCIPQECRDYLVYQTSEVLSSNKVWLVGEGTTSEEQEKATKGTLFIPFSQFPLKQLRKDCIYHTTPALIVPKSLANIHSCENWLPRKAMSATRVAGILHALEGWEVHECGTSLLPSDLDQVWEAFLSHGFQPLLLPHH, from the exons CACCTGACGACGCCAGAGTCCATATACCATTTGCGCATTGGCTTGGCCTCATTTGCCTCCTACCCTTTCTCTTATAGACGGTTCATGCGCATCTTGTGGCCTTTCACCTCCCTCTCCATGATCTTCACGCTCTTCTACGCCCGCCTCTTTGTCGCTGAGAGCAACTCCTTCAAGAAACTCAACTTGCAGTCTTGGATGATACCCAGATATAATCTACAg TACTTGTTAAAATGGAGGAAAGACGCGATCAACACCATGATTGAGAAAGTGATATTGGAGGCAGATAAAAAAGGAGTGAAGGTGCTTAGCCTGGGTCTCATGAATCAA GGGGAGGAGCTGAACAGGAATGGAGAGGTGTATATCCACAAGCATCCAGAAGTGAAAGTAAGAGTGGTGGATGGCAGTAGATTAGCAGCAGCCGTTGTGATTAATAGTGTATCCAAAGCTACTCAAAACGTCGTGATGACAGGCCATCTCACTAAGGTCGCCTATACCATCGCCTCTGCTCTCTGCCAGAGAGGCGTTAAG GTCTCCACTTTGCGTCTAGACGAGTACGAGAAACTAAGATCATGCATTCCCCAAGAATGCAGAGACTATTTGGTCTATCAAACCTCCGAAGTACTCTCATCAAACAAG GTATGGCTGGTGGGAGAAGGAACAACTAGTGAAGAGCAGGAAAAAGCCACAAAAGGaacattgtttataccattctCACAGTTCCCCCTCAAGCAGTTACGTAAAGATTGTATCTATCATACCACACCGGCCTTGATAGTTCCAAAATCTCTGGCGAATATCCACTCCTGTGAG AACTGGTTACCAAGAAAGGCGATGAGTGCAACTAGAGTGGCCGGCATATTGCACGCCTTAGAAGGGTGGGAAGTGCATGAGTGTGGCACATCCCTTCTTCCCTCCGATTTGGACCAGGTATGGGAAGCCTTTCTCAGCCACGGCTTCCAGCCTCTCCTCCTTCCACATCATTAA
- the LOC104784475 gene encoding non-specific lipid-transfer protein-like protein At2g13820 isoform X2: MGYRSNCTITFVAFVAALWGVTTAQPSGSCVSTLTTLSPCLSYVTGNSTTPSQSCCSQLDSVIKSSPQCICSAVNSPIPNIGLNINRTQALQLPNACNIQTPPLNQCNATGPTAPSPAEETTAPGVTLTPTSSPGARSGVKGGSKITPSADFGSSTGNVHRVPQHLLMFAVCVFVVCTSYFR; the protein is encoded by the exons ATGGGATATAGAAGCAACTGCACGATCACATTTGTAGCCTTCGTGGCAGCTCTATGGGGGGTTACAACAGCACAGCCCAGCGGGTCATGCGTGAGCACTTTGACCACCCTCTCTCCGTGCCTCAGCTACGTCACTGGAAACTCAACCACTCCCTCACAGAGTTGCTGCTCTCAGCTTGACTCTGTTATCAAATCTTCGCCGCAATGCATTTGTTCAGCCGTCAACAGTCCGATCCCCAACATAGGCCTTAACATTAACCGCACACAGGCGTTGCAGCTCCCCAATGCCTGCAACATTCAGACGCCTCCCCTCAATCAATGCAACG ccactggtccaacagCACCTTCACCGGCGGAGGAAACCACAGCCCCAGGTGTGACACTTACCCCTACCTCGTCTCCAGGTGCTCGTTCAG GAGTTAAAGGTGGTTCCAAGATAACTCCCTCCGCTGATTTCGGCTCGTCTACCGGGAACGTCCACCGCGTGCCGCAGCATCTTCTTATGTTTGCTGTATGTGTATTTGTGGTGTGCACCTCTTATTTTCGTTAA
- the LOC104784475 gene encoding non-specific lipid-transfer protein-like protein At2g13820 isoform X1 codes for MGYRSNCTITFVAFVAALWGVTTAQPSGSCVSTLTTLSPCLSYVTGNSTTPSQSCCSQLDSVIKSSPQCICSAVNSPIPNIGLNINRTQALQLPNACNIQTPPLNQCNEATGPTAPSPAEETTAPGVTLTPTSSPGARSGVKGGSKITPSADFGSSTGNVHRVPQHLLMFAVCVFVVCTSYFR; via the exons ATGGGATATAGAAGCAACTGCACGATCACATTTGTAGCCTTCGTGGCAGCTCTATGGGGGGTTACAACAGCACAGCCCAGCGGGTCATGCGTGAGCACTTTGACCACCCTCTCTCCGTGCCTCAGCTACGTCACTGGAAACTCAACCACTCCCTCACAGAGTTGCTGCTCTCAGCTTGACTCTGTTATCAAATCTTCGCCGCAATGCATTTGTTCAGCCGTCAACAGTCCGATCCCCAACATAGGCCTTAACATTAACCGCACACAGGCGTTGCAGCTCCCCAATGCCTGCAACATTCAGACGCCTCCCCTCAATCAATGCAACG aagccactggtccaacagCACCTTCACCGGCGGAGGAAACCACAGCCCCAGGTGTGACACTTACCCCTACCTCGTCTCCAGGTGCTCGTTCAG GAGTTAAAGGTGGTTCCAAGATAACTCCCTCCGCTGATTTCGGCTCGTCTACCGGGAACGTCCACCGCGTGCCGCAGCATCTTCTTATGTTTGCTGTATGTGTATTTGTGGTGTGCACCTCTTATTTTCGTTAA